From the genome of Faecalibacterium prausnitzii:
TCGCCAGACCGAAGGTGAACAGGGTCATGCCCTCCTCGATCTGCCGGAGGCTGTAGCGATGTTCGTAGACATGCAGCTGAGCCGAGACATCGCGGTATTTGACGATGGGGCCTGCGATGAGCTGCGGGAACATGACCACATAGGCACCGAAATCAATGATGTTGTGCTCAGTCTTCACATCCCGGCGATAGACATCAATGGTGTAGGAAAGGGTCTGGAAGGTGTAGAAGCTGATGCCCAGCGGCAGGGTGCTGATGCCCTGAATGGCCGCGAACTGGGTGCCGAACAGGCTGTTCAGGCTGGAGAGGACGAAGTTCGCATACTTAAAATAGAACAGCATCCCCAGGCTCCCCGCCAGAGCCGCCAGCAGCAGCGCCGTGCGGGCGGCGGGCTTGTCCTCCATGCGTTCCAGCCCCAGGCCGCAGAGGTAGTTGATGAGGATGAGGGCCAGCATGACCGGGAAAAACCGGACTTCGCCCCAGCAGTAGAACACCAGACTGCACACAAAGAGCACGGTGTTCTTGAGTTTGGCGGGCGCAAGGTAATAGAGCGCCAGCGTGATGGGGAGAAACCGGAACAGAAAAAGGATGGTGCTGAAAACCAAGGTGTTCCTCCTTTGAAAAAGGGCCGATGCCGCCAAGGCACCGGCCCACGATGATCGTTGTTACTTGAGCAGAACGTCGTTGACGGCGTCGGTCAGGTCTTCCGTGCACGCGTTGGAGGCAATGACCATCACCACGCGGTCGGCGCTGTTGGCGATGACGGCATTTTCCACATTGGCCTGTGCCGCGGCAAACTCGGCATAGTTGCCGTAGAAGGCCACCTGGTCCTGCTGGTAGGCCTTCAGGGCCTCCACGATCTCTTCGGCCTTGCCCTCTGCCGGCTCGATGACCAGCACCAGACCGGCGTCGCCGTTGTCGTTGCTCTTCACGCCCTTATAGCTGGCCACATCCTCCGCCTTCAGGCCGAAATCGTACTCGATGTTCATGGCAGCGATCTCGAACTGGTTGGAGATGGGGTTGGCTTCCAGCAGCGCATCCACCTCGTCGGCCAGTGCATCGGGGCTGTTGGTGCCGTCGTCGGGCAGGGCGCTCTCCGCCTGGGACAGCACCACCGAGGACGCCGCCGGGCTTGCCGAGGACGCCGTGGACGAGGAAGCCGCGCCGCCGCAGCCTGCGAGCAGAGCGCAGCCCAGCGTGGCAGCCACAGCGGACAGTATCAGTTTTGAACGGATCTTCATAGATTATTCCTTCTTTTGCATTCATTACACTCAAGCCCGGCGCTGTGCCTTCCGGCGCGGCTGGCCGGGCCATTGCTATCTTACCATACCCTTGCCGGAAATGCAAAGGTTCGCGCAAATTTTTACGGTTTCTTCACCGGTCTTTGCCAGCGCTTTTCCGCTCAGCCCGCAAGGGTGTGCAGCTGGGCGATGTAGTCCTCGAAGCACAGGCCGCTGGCGCTGATCTTCCGGGCATTTTCCACGCCCACATACCGCCAGTGCCAGGGCTCGTAGGTGATCTCGGTCTGGGCCTCGGCCCCCTTGGGGTAGCGCAGGATGAAGCCGTAATCTGCCGCGTGCTCGCACAGCCAGCGGAAGGCCGTGGTGTTCTCAAAGCCCTCGTCCAGGCCGGTGTGCTCCGGGCTGTTCAGGTCTGCGGCCAGACCGCAGTTGTGCTCCGAATAGCCCGGCGGGTTGACGACCGCCGCCGCCTTTTCCTTGGCTGTGGCCAGGTCGTAGCCCTGGTCGGTGTAGTATTTCGTCTTCCGCTCGTACAGACCGGTCTGGTACTTGACGCTGCGGTAGCCGCTCTGCATCCAGATGGTCACATTTTCGGCGGCAGCGGCTTTCTGCATCTCCAGAAAGGCATCGCAGGCCACGGTCTGCAGCGTCTTGTTCACAGCGGTCTTCGAGCCGCACTCCTTGGTCTCAAAGGTATAGTCGTCCGGCATCTTGTTGGTGTGGTTCACCAGCACCATCAGCGGGTCGGCCAGCATAGCAGCGGCCTCGTCGGCGGTCAGGCCCAGAGCATTGCCATTGGTCTCCTCCACCGTGCTGGACGCTGCCGGAAGCAGGCTGTTCTCCGCATCCTCCGCCGGGGCGCTGGCCGCGCTGGCGGAAGGCACCGGGGCGTGGCGGTTGAGCAGGAACGCAGCCCCGCCCACGAACAGGCAGACAGCGGCGGTCAGCCCGGCCACCCGGCGGATGGCACGGCTGCGACGGCGGCGGCGCACTTCGGCGCGGGTCATGCGGCGGTGCGGTTGGTTCACAGGTCGTTGATTCATAAGGCTTCTCCTTGTATATTCTCTCCGGGCCGGGGACATCCTATCCCCGGAGGTGTTCTGCATGAAACTGACAGCGCAGGAATATGCGCGGCGGGTGCAGCGGGCAGGCCCGCATTCGCCGCTGGGCACCGACTGCCTGTGGGCTTTCGGCGTGGGCGGCGGCATCTGCCTGCTGGGCGAGGTGCTCCGCCAGTGGTATCTGGGTCTGGGGCTCGAAGCCGACCTTGCCGGTACCCTGACCAGCTGCACCCTCATCGCCCTCTCGGCGGTGCTGACGACGCTGGGCCTTTACCAGAAACTCGCCGCCCGCGCGGGGGCCGGGTCGCTGGTGCCCATCACGGGCTTCGCCAACGCCGTGGTCAGCGCGGCCATCGAGTTCAAGACCGAGGGCCACGTGCTGGGCACCGGGGCCAAGATGTTCACCATCGCCGGGCCGGTCATCGTGTACGGCACACTGGCTGCGGTGCTGTACGGCGGGGTGCTCTGGCTGCTGGGCGGCTGATCCCTCTCACTT
Proteins encoded in this window:
- a CDS encoding DUF4358 domain-containing protein, with the protein product MKIRSKLILSAVAATLGCALLAGCGGAASSSTASSASPAASSVVLSQAESALPDDGTNSPDALADEVDALLEANPISNQFEIAAMNIEYDFGLKAEDVASYKGVKSNDNGDAGLVLVIEPAEGKAEEIVEALKAYQQDQVAFYGNYAEFAAAQANVENAVIANSADRVVMVIASNACTEDLTDAVNDVLLK
- a CDS encoding M15 family metallopeptidase, encoding MNQRPVNQPHRRMTRAEVRRRRRSRAIRRVAGLTAAVCLFVGGAAFLLNRHAPVPSASAASAPAEDAENSLLPAASSTVEETNGNALGLTADEAAAMLADPLMVLVNHTNKMPDDYTFETKECGSKTAVNKTLQTVACDAFLEMQKAAAAENVTIWMQSGYRSVKYQTGLYERKTKYYTDQGYDLATAKEKAAAVVNPPGYSEHNCGLAADLNSPEHTGLDEGFENTTAFRWLCEHAADYGFILRYPKGAEAQTEITYEPWHWRYVGVENARKISASGLCFEDYIAQLHTLAG
- a CDS encoding SpoVA/SpoVAEb family sporulation membrane protein produces the protein MKLTAQEYARRVQRAGPHSPLGTDCLWAFGVGGGICLLGEVLRQWYLGLGLEADLAGTLTSCTLIALSAVLTTLGLYQKLAARAGAGSLVPITGFANAVVSAAIEFKTEGHVLGTGAKMFTIAGPVIVYGTLAAVLYGGVLWLLGG